TCACATGAACATGACACAGTAAGTAAGCTGAACTCACTCAACTGAGAAACACAAGTGAAAGTACACCCTCAAGGCGTGCTCTTTAATACAAGCAACaagtattcacacacacacacacacacacacacacacacacacacacacacacacacacacaccatcaacTGTTTTCTATGACAAATGAAATTATTGTGAGAGGTGATGTGAGAAGCATGTTCCCAACTGCATAATCATACATCGTTTCCTTAGTCAAGAACATTTCAATAATTTTCAAGGTATATTTTCAGCCTTTTCCAGCAATGGTATCTGTGGTTTACATGTATATGTACTCAGAAAGGTAATTTCACTTCAGCCCATTAAATCCGATGTTATAAACAACCAAATTCATGTTTGTGTTAGCATTCTACTGACGGGAAACACAAAAAAGTGTCATACTTGCCATCCTATATAACCTTACAAGCCTGAGCCAATATAAAACAATGTGTTATGAATGTAAAGCAGTTAGAATTTCAAGTCGTTTGAAGCACTTTTCAAACCTTAAAAACaccaaattaaaatgtgaacGTTTTCAAGGATTAACAGCATGGATGACCACATTACTGTATGATGTTGATTCATTCGAGCTGTTGGTCCAACAACTTCATGTGGTGAACATGTCACAAGaacttgatgaaaaaataaaataaaaatccagaagTGTCTCTGGGCATGTATTCACACAGCTCCTCCACAACTGTCAGTCTGAGGAGGGCTGAAGTATTTACAGTAGAATACCTGGTGTTTGAACTAACAGTTCATGTATCTTCTGGTATTTGAGAAATTCCCTGAAGAACTCCTCAGCTTCTCAGACGGTTACACCACTTATGAGGGATCTTGTCAAgtcacatgttcacacacataaatatagtGGCCTGAGTAACAGGTTAGTGTCACATTATGTCTCCTAATCCTGAAGGTTTTTTAACACTGTAGCATTAAATTCATCTGTCACACAACTATTTACACTTAGATGTTAACAGATGTTTAGTAATTCCCTgtattattttactttgataAATAATTAACAATGGTGTAACTTATTGTTTTCCTATGTTCCCTTTCCTCAACCTAATACTTCAGTTACTGATATCAGCAGAGTTGATGTGGATGTGTTGTATTCTGGTCAACTGCTGGTGAAGAGACTTGTTCCTCTATCTCTTCTCTGATAGATTTTCTGTGATAATTCCTGAATATTGATTCTTCTATCGAGCGCCAGTGTAGCTTGGTGGAAATAAGTGTGAACACACTCATGAGTCCCATTCACACTGAATATGAAAAGTGGCTTTGGGTTGGGTGAGAAAGGGACCGTTTATAGGCTGCTTTTTGACCTAATAAGGTTTGTCAGCCTGGTTTATGTTGTGATGACATCCAGCCAACACCATCTTTAACATCTGGTGGCTGTAGACATGAGGATGACTGTAGTGTCATGTGCCATTAGAAGAAGCAGCAGTTGGTGTGCTAAAGGTACCAAGCAGAAACAAAGGCAGGGGAAAGGAAATCTAATGTCACAGTTTATATTGGAGACATGTCTCTAAGTCTGATGTAAATGTTATCCAGTTATGTCACATGATAAACTCCAAACTTGTGCAGGTGGGCCTGGAGTGTCAATAAGGTGTTTTGGTCTATCACCATGTGGCCCCTCATTACTCCTGGTCTTCCTCAGGCTCCCTGAGGCCTTGACTGTGTAGAGTCTTCCCAGCCATCTCCATCATCGCCTGGACCTCTGGATCAACATCCAGGACACTCTTCTTACCCTTTCCCTCCTCATcctgaaacacaacaaatacagaaataccATGGGTTTTAaaggacagttcacccaaaatgaaaattcagtccacaaaacatctggagcttcacagcaaaacagtgttgcagcattttcctaactgaagtagctggggacttgttttaaaatgtaaacacaaacaaaccaaaaaaaacagaaaatggctaCATAAAGCTCGTATAGCAtaaagtctctggaagcccagggatcccaaattgattggAAGAAGACAttcccatctgcttcagttgttcaggagacTGCTGTAATGCTTTTACTGTGACTTTCCCTCAGCAGGATTTTTCAAGGAGCACTTGCGGTGAGCCTGCAGTGTAGTACAATTTAGGACCGTGGTAGTACTGAGGTTCCCCTTGTGTAAATGTGTGGAATTATATCAAGTAAGATGTTGTTGGGAAAAAAGCGTGGAACTTCCTTTacgtttacattttttttaacaatttgtTAATGATTACCAGATGATTGCCCAATTTCCTGTCGGCCTCTATTGTCTTCTTTCAAATAAAGACTAAAtaagcaaaacagaaaatataaaagagCAAATACTCTGACCTCTTCTGGTTCTGGGGGTTTTCCAACTGCCCACACTTCCACTGAGTCCAGGGTGAAGTCCTCCTCTCCAGAGAGCTGAGGGCTGCCATAGGTGGTGCACTTGGGTCGTGCGCGACTATGACCACAGCCAAAATTACTGTCCAACCACAGACCGAAGTAGCCGTGCTGACCACCCATACCCTATTaatattaaaagtaaatgtaacattaaatataatacattaagttgtttatttccttgtaaaaagtgtcagtttgtcgcagcatggctgtaccagcctgtctgcttctgtgtctgaagtgcATCTTATCTGTCAGCAtatagcagctgtttgaacacactgtttcagctgatttcaccatttacactcaatttatgaaaaaagacacaaatgatTTACAGTAAACACGTCAACATTTCTAAGATCAATTTGGTGATGTTTTCAGTCAGGAGAAATTTTGtaaagttggaaaaaaaagcagtgaaacACTGTCCATGCttaataattaatcatttgGACTATCTTGTATCAAAATAGTCCTGTGTATACTGTAGAGCGGTGGAACTGAGATCCGACTACAAGTGGTCACCTGAGacgcatgttaatgccaggtgtgaactgacagacTTGGAGCtatccacttgtgatcggatcactcaagACCGATGGTAATACCAAGTCTGAACCTCACTGCTGACAACAGACTCTCAGGCTGCTCTTGGGTGATAATTCTGTCCAGATCTGTCGACAATCAACCACTGTAACATTAGACACAGTTATTTGGTTATTTGTTGAATTTTGGCTGATTACACTACATTGTCAAACTGTTTGTTTACTGGCTGTTAGGGCTGCTGTTCTACCACTGTGACGAGCCCACTGGTGTATGTTACacaataaatactgtatttaataAATAACACTGCAATCTTATCCATGACATGACAGGTCAGTGCCAGCAGCTGAACGTTACACTCAGTTTATTGGCTACATTAGGGGAATTACTGAACTCTATGTGATAATTACAGGCAATGAATAACTAGTGCGGTCTCACCAGTCCGTTGGGCATGGTCTGCTGATTCTGGTTGAGGTACATAAAGTGTTGGTTGTATCCTGTCGCTGTATAAACTCTCAGTCTGGGGAACACAGTGAACAGGAAGCATCTGGagtcacctacacacacacacacacacacacacacacacacacacacacacacacacacacaaatatacaaattacAAAGATCTGAGTGAAAAATCAAGTGACTGCCCACACAGTATTCAAACAAGTGGTATTACTTCCTTAATGTCGCTCAGTGTTTAATAACAGTGGTTTAATGTTAGTCCCGATCCGGTGTCTGGTCCACACCAACATGACTGTCCTGATTTACACAACATGATGGATTTAGAAGCCTGGATTCCCTGTTATCTATCAGGGACAACACACAACACTCCTGTGTGGCTGACACTCATCATCATGGGGTGTAAGTTATCTGTACAAATCACCTCTGCTCTTTATTCAGCAGAACAGGATCAACTGTTTCATGAGCAAGTCCACTagtattacatttaaatttgaacACTGTGCCTTCAGGATGAACCAAGGGTGCCGCAAGATTTgtacaatttgttttttgtatgtttatttatatatatttctgtataTATAGTTTGAAGTTATTCCTGAGATTAAAGCATTACTTGACAAGGTCACAAATCAATTCAGTTTTAACATTCTTTTTAGAGCTGACGGCTATGCCATTGTTAGACTTTCAAGTCttaattgttaaaaaataacagTTCATTGGTTTCctgccctgacaactgtcatttacattttcaaattctttccTAAAAGATGGTATGTGGTATCAAGTGTGATACAACATAAAATGTGCCACAGTAAGGCCATATGGTTGACATGTACTTGATGTAATAACAATATTTAAACTGTCAACTGAgaacaaatgcaaaaatatcaacaagtCATTTGATGGCAGAAGACTACTTTAGAGCAACAGAGAGTTCCTCCCCTGCAAAACCCACACTTTTTGATTCAGTATTGAAATTGTGACACCCTTACATTTACATACGCAACATTTTTAGATTGTGAAGAAAAAGCAATAAATACAAGATACAAACATAATGGAATCACAGTATTAAATCCCCTGCTATATTTATGCactttagggctgcacaattaatcgcaaAATCATCGAAATCGCAATATGACTAAGTGtaatatccaaatcgcaagaactgcaattattttataaaagtgaaatgtgtctgtaaGGTCTGTTAGTCATGCAAAATGAAAGTGCTGTGGGATAAGACAGAGCCGGTCCCTTCTCTCACCCTGGAACTGAGGTTTGACTTCCCAGGTGTGGGATGCGAAGCCCCCAAAAACATGTCCCTTTGTGTCTTTGATAAGCAGCAGGGTGGGCCCGTGTTTTGTCAGGCCGGTCACCATCCTGGTGAAACTCTCCCCATGCAGCCGTGTGGAAAACACAAGTTTCCAGGGGGCGCTGTAGCTGCCTGGCAACTGGAGAGATAAACAAAGATTGTACATCACAAAAatgattatgatgattattattatagtcATACTGTACATTTGAACCATTGGACTTCCTGCATGTGGTTTCAGGTATTCCAGCTGATTAAGACTCTACTCAGATTGAAGTTAGGCAGAGCTATGCTCATAATTAATTGAGGTCACCAAAAGGCATCAAAATATATATACCAACAGCAGCAAGtaaactgtacacacacacacacacacaccatcctgaGGAGAGGTCTAATTAGCCAGcataagtgaaaacacctgtgtgaatGAATGCGGTTCTGTAAAGTGGGTGTATGAATGAAATATtagttatattttcacatgCTCATTTACATGACCCATTCCATGACACTATTTAAATAGAGTATTTCATAGTAAATCAAAAatacagttgatcttgggatCTGTCACTGCTTTGAATGGCTCCTAGTGACTTTCCTGAGTCtagtgggtgtatcaaacaagccttattaaaatgggcccagaaaagtcaccagctgttatcaatcagaatcacgcagaagaagttaagaggccatgctacgAAGCAAACTTGATTGACACAGCTTTTCTATAATGCTTTGATAGCAGCCTTCAGCTTGTCTGTATTGTCAGGTCTGGTGTCTcccatcttcctcttgacaatACCCCATAGATGGGGGTCAGGTCAGGCGAGTTGGCTGGCCAATCAAGCACAGTAATACTATGGTCCATAGTAGGCAAACCATTTACTAGTAGTTTTGGCACTGTTGGCAGGCGCcaagtcctgctggaaaaggaaatcagCATCTCCTTTTTGGAAGGACTAGCAACTGGTTTGCTGACCACTGTATTACTGTGCTTGATTGGCCAGCCAACTCGCCAACAGCACAACTATTGGAATTAATATGTATGTCTGTCATTTGTCTTTAACGATCTAAAAAGGGACTATACACTATTTTCTTTTCCCCAAACAATTACAGACAGCCTTCAGTTAAATTCCCTGATCATCTTagacattgtgttttttatatttaatatacatatatacacacagtacaatAGACACACAGTTTTGCATAAACACTTACACATATATGACAAAAATCTTGAGTGAAACTTTAAACATGGCTTGATCACTGTGTCCACCTGATGCCTACCCTGGTCTGCTCTAAACATTCTTCCTTTGCCTTCTTAAGGTCACAGATGAAGGCTTATAGTAACTGCTCTtattaaaaatgacacaaacgCGCACTCAGCTTCTTGTATAATACAGGACTTCCTGGAGAATCGACTTTAGACAGAGACGCAAACTGAAAAAAGGTACATAAAACAAGGAATCTATGCTTTTCCTGTGGCATTATTAGTGGCAAGTGGTTCCTTTTagaaatgtaacaaaaatgCTGGAAACATTTGGCACTTTagtttgagtttaaaaatgtaCCAAAGCTAGATTTAACTACAGGAAATGAGAAAACCATGAAGGCTGATTTGTTTGCCAGGAAGTTGCAAAGTACTGTAATAGTTCAGTGAATCTGAAAAGTCACAGCTATGAATAACAGTAAAACGTAATTACAACCTAATAATAATGGTAGGAGTGGCACAGATGGCATGCTTAAGTCATGGCAGAAACATTTATATTATGACTTAAATTATGTGCAGAggaaaatatttacagtatatgatgTGACTGAGGTCGGAGTAGTGACGTCAGATGTATTGTCTGAAGCTTTGTTGAAACCAGACAACAATAAGGCAGGTGAAACTGATCATAATACTGTTGACCATGTGAAATATGATGTTCCTCCTCTTTCCACTTGACTTACTGGGTTTCTAGATCATGCCATTCTACTTTACAATGCTCTCAGGGCTGATAGttcctgtaataaaaacaacaataggTCAACTGTTTCAGATCTGATCCTTTACGGTCCAAAGTTTTTGAGAGAATTCTGATTGAAAGGTTCACAATTATATTAAATTAGGCTGAACAGAAACCAACcgatcacatcactgttcctATAGCCAGTCAGAGTGCAGCGGCAGAGAGCCAAAATCACGGCCCTTCCGGTTTCGTTCATGGAACCTTACTTTTGAAAAGATATGTTTGGTAGTGAATGgcgagagacaaataattttttgatcTTTGTTGAATCGTACCTTTGACTACAcgtgatgtttgtcaatttaaaagatcaaaaAGACTAAAACCCGTCACCTAAACATTGTAGAACTGACAAACtaccctttcacataactgcagttgtcaatatgaccagttttaatgaaattttcaccctttttaaatactttttctgtgccgaggCAGCGGCCATGTTGGTGACTTATGTTGAGCAAGACGATGTAGTTCAGtgagcggtttaacacaaaactagatgatatgTTACTATCTTTACGACAAACAGCGTCTTAATTGacttgaaaaaatgtctttttaattgacaaacatcatttgCGTAACTCATGGCACAATTCCaacaggatcaaaaatgtatttgtctctccccattgactactgtacaaaaaaattccaaaataaggtcccatgaggtccacCGAAAGGGGCGTGACTTTGGCTTTCTATTCAACCTTTCAGCATTTAATGTAAATAACCCCAGATGAAGCCTAGACAGCTCCTGTGACTTTATTCCTAATGTATAGGTGAGTCGTtctgtaaaaaatgaaacatttttatggGTTGTGGGATGAAGATTAATAATTGATGATTTCTGCTCAATTTATCTTTCATATTTCAAAAGCCTGTCAGCTGCAACAGCATGAGGCGACCTAGCATGCAGTTACTTAATGATTGATTTATTCTTGCTGCCCTCCATATTCAACAATCTGTAGTTATTTCAAAACTAGAAACATTTTTGACTTGTATCAGCTGTatagacatttttaattatacAAGCAGGGACCATAAATGGGAATTAAGATGAAAACAGCCCTGCCTTTAAACAACATAGTTGAGCACAGCCTATCTGAGCGCAGCCTATCACTATCAAACTTCACTTCCACTGTCACTTTATGGTTTAAGATACCAGTTTAACGTGGTGTCTGCTAGTGAAAGATGCACCTGTCAGTGGGACATAAGGGGCATGCAGGCTTTATGTAATGCAACATATAGTGGGGTCCAGaagtctgagaccactagtCAAagtattttgcatgtttttgaaTGTAATATTAGTCTTTCGTTATCAGTTTGAGTGAAAGGTTGTATCTTTGAAAAATACCAACAGCCCCAAACTTGAATATTCTAACCACCATGATTCACTGTGGGTTTAAAACACTTTGGTATCATTATCTCTCCTGTTTGTCCCCTTATATACACCCGTCTGTTACTAACATACATCTCTAATTTGGATTCATCAGCAAATAGGACTTTTTTTACAGTCATCCACTATGAGAATCTGGTATTCCTTAGCCCAATTCAAGTGGTTGGactcctgagaagtggtttaaCCTGCTACTTGTCCTCTGAGACCACTACAAGATAACCTTCTGTTCACAGGACTTTTGCTGATCggagttttttgttgtttattcagcaaatctttatctttatctttatctttgatgaagttgcttttctatTTCTCAGGGATCTAAGCTTGATGcattgatcttctgatggtgtggtcacTCTGGGTCTGCCTGATCGTGCTTTGGATACtactgatccagtttctgcaGAGTGTTTTAGAGTTACAGGCACTTCCCCTAAGAAGCCTTGCCACTAAGTATCCATATATGCCATTTAAGttattgacatattttatgCATGTTATTTCAACAAGTTCCTACACTTCTAAGAtgcattaaatcaaatcaaacataaaacagaggagaaaggGGAGCACCTAAATATCTGCTCAGTGACAATGAGTGTTGGTGTAACTGCAAAACCATGTAGCTATGAGGTAGTGGTACATCTGATCTTTTTATGTCAGCAAGGTTAAGCGATATTATTAGACGACTGAGCATCGTGGGCCTGATGCCTTTTGGcatgctgtttctttttcttccatctctctttctttctgagTACTTTTCTTTTGCAAAGCAGTCCAGTCCAACTACAAACTAAAGTATGGGCACAGTTGTCCTGCTGCTATagtaaattaagttaaaaaaaattcaaatttgcAAAAGTTGCACTATTGTTTTAGAACTTCTACCAAAAATGTGGTCAAACCAAATGAGAGTCAGCAAATTTTAGTTATTAATTAAGTGAGTGGTCAATTAGCAATGTGAacagactgcagctgctgctagctaacccAGCTCGACACATGGCTTTGTCTGGACTGTTTCCGACCTGGAAACAAGAGACTACAGCCAGATAGTGCTCTCGGGATTGCTCAGAGTTTCTCTGGCAGCGCTGGATAACCACCAAACTCTGTGAatacccccaccccccctcaatgattttatttttgacatatCCTTTTGCTGGCTTATGGTAGAGTGATTATTGATGTGTgcataatgtgtttttggtcACTTAtaactaaaaagaaaagcacaggaAAGCTATTTAATTTGTTGCAACATTTGAGGTTTAAAGGGAAAACCTGTGATacaactacactacacactatttttttttatctttgccTCATAATTAAAGTAAGaaattacttattttaattttgaaatggTTTCCAGGTGTGTTTAAGGAATGGACATATTCATTAGACTGGTGCTTATATGCAGAGTTAAAGGGTCAGTACACTCAAATTTTAGTTAAGATAAATAATATTAAGTTAAACAGAGTTATCTAAGTTGATTGACATAAAGAACTCAGGGCCCCTTCTACATATTGAAGGTAGACGAGCTACACTACCAAGATTTTGTATATTGTACTTGCATTCTTACCTGTGGTGCCAGAAACATGAGGGTGAGAAGGTCCAGCAGACAGCTCAGCTCTTTCCAAGATGTCTCCCTGCAGGCAGGCAGCAGGGTGGGGGCCAGCCGGCCACTCAGGGATAAATTTAGGCCCTCAGCTACCAGCATCTCCAGGTACAACGATACCTGGGGGACCCTGAAGATCCAGTCCtccagacaggaaacatcacaaTCTCCCTGATCTGAGTGgaggagagtggaggagaggagagagagtcaTCAGTTACATTTCTCTACtattaaaatgcttaaaaatcTTCCAACCACCACTTTACCTGAGGGTTTGAGTTCAGAACACATCTGCTCTGCCAGTAGCTTGACACCTAGGGAGCTATCGCCCATCCTGTCTGGCTTCCAGCCCTGCAGACGCCCTCTGTGGACCAGAATCTGAACTACAGCTGAAATCAGGTCCTGTAGGAACTATGGAGAAAGGGAAAATGGCCAGAGTTGGGCGTCATTAGGGAAGGAGGGAGTAAGCAGTAGAAGCAGAAGAGAAATACCACATTTCCTATTTTAATCTAATTTTACCCTCTCTACTCACCTCTGCTACCTGGTCACATGTGACAACCATTGCTGCCCCTGCTTTACTCTGGGACATGGCCATGACAAGAGGAGCCCGTTCTTCTGCAGTGCCTCGCAGGGTGTCTGCTAGAAAGATGACCAGTTGCTCTCGACCTACTCCAGAGGCAGCAGAGTTGCTGGACTTCCTGGAGGCTTCGGGTGCTGCAAGTTCAGGGTCGATACTACACATGCACTGGTAGACTCTCCTCACCATGGGATCTGGTGCCAGACTGCCCATTGAGGACtgggagagagaaatggaggagttaaacacaaaaaaagaatcTACCATTCCCTGGCAGATGTACTGATAGAGATAGACTAGATAGCGATGAGAGCATGAACTGGACCGATTCAACTGGCGGCCTATGGGCTGAATGCGGCCCTTTAACAACCTCTTTCCAGCATGTCATGTCAGCTAAATTGCCTAGTAGGTTTTCACACACAAGGaatttgcttttgtgttttggtgtgtatggaatattttattttatatttatatcattGAAAATGCGCATGCTGGCCTTAAAATCTTTGAATAATGGCaagaatatatgaaaaatgtggaatattttaaagtttgttgAAAAAGCTGACACCAAACTGAATTGGTGGCTTTAATTCATTTGAACAGCAGGGTGAGAATGAAGGATTCGAAATATACTTTAAACTGTGAGCCAAACTGCAATGCTGGCTTGAATTTGTGCCGAGAAGCAGGTGATGTGAAGTGGAGGAGTATGCAGAGATGTTACaggttatttttttgtttaatactgTGACCACCTTTCTATGGCCATTTGTTGGCAATGCTGTCATACTCAAAACGTATAAATAAAGTACCACATCATCACTGAGATATACATGATAGTTTACTGAGGTGGAATACGAGTACGATGTTGAAGAAGGCAGTTGAGTATGAGTGCGATGTTAATGTAGTGTTGAGCCGGTGTGGTGTGGGGAAGGCTTTGTTAGGGATCAGCAACAGCTCAGCTGGCAGACCCCCAAAAAGCTTCCTCAAAGACAGAGATAAGACTGGGCATTGTGCAGATCTTGGAAATGGGAGCAGATGTAGCATTGGTAAGctttaattatgttttctgGGACCCTTTGGCTGGAGGCCGTCAAGGCTGCTCCAATAGAGAAAGAGTGGCCAATATAAACTGGGGAAATCCTGGACAAGGTTAGAACCTGCCTAACTTGGATAAGAGACTGGGATCGGGT
This sequence is a window from Pagrus major chromosome 8, Pma_NU_1.0. Protein-coding genes within it:
- the meak7 gene encoding MTOR-associated protein MEAK7 gives rise to the protein MGNTESVVVQKRLARFRPEERPVVEGVFDRLQAGAGGPSGAPGKTPAVKTLTLEMLQSSMGSLAPDPMVRRVYQCMCSIDPELAAPEASRKSSNSAASGVGREQLVIFLADTLRGTAEERAPLVMAMSQSKAGAAMVVTCDQVAEFLQDLISAVVQILVHRGRLQGWKPDRMGDSSLGVKLLAEQMCSELKPSDQGDCDVSCLEDWIFRVPQVSLYLEMLVAEGLNLSLSGRLAPTLLPACRETSWKELSCLLDLLTLMFLAPQLPGSYSAPWKLVFSTRLHGESFTRMVTGLTKHGPTLLLIKDTKGHVFGGFASHTWEVKPQFQGDSRCFLFTVFPRLRVYTATGYNQHFMYLNQNQQTMPNGLGMGGQHGYFGLWLDSNFGCGHSRARPKCTTYGSPQLSGEEDFTLDSVEVWAVGKPPEPEEDEEGKGKKSVLDVDPEVQAMMEMAGKTLHSQGLREPEEDQE